In the Carboxydothermus hydrogenoformans Z-2901 genome, TTCAGGTAAAAAAAGTAAGAAATAACCGGCACCAGCATCATATAAAAACCAATGGAACCTAAGAAAGTGATGCCTTTCATCAATGGTAAAATTCCGGGAAAGTAAATTGCCTGAACCTTTTTTAGAATAATTTCGTCCCAGACAAAATTTTTCCGGGAAGTAAAAATTACTTCGGTAAGTTCCCCAAAAGCCCAAAATAAAACGCCACCCGTTAATGCGCCTACAATTAAATAAACAATTAAACCTTTTGTCTGTTTCTTCATACCTTATCCCCGAAAAAATTAATATTAAGTGCCAAAAAAGATTTTTACCACAAAGACCGAGGCAAGAAAAGTTGTAAAATCGGCAATTAATCCAACATAAGGAGCATAACGAAATTTTTTAATCCCAACAGAACCAAAATAAAGGGCCAAGACGTAAAAAGTAGTATCGCTGCTCCCTTGCATTGTAGATACCATCCGCCCAATCAAACTGTCGGGACCGTATGCCTCCATTAATTTGGCGGCAACTCCCAAGGCAGCCCCACCGGAAAGGGGCCTTAAAAGGGCATGAGGCAGGACTTCCGCCGGAATGCCAAGTTTATTTAAAAGCGGATTTAGCCCTAACGCCAATACTTTTAAAGCCCCGGATTCAAAAAAAATATTTATAGCCACTACCATCCCTACAAGATAAGGGATAGTCCGGATGGCGGTGTTAAACCCATCTTTGGCTCCTTCCAAGAAAGTTTCATAAACCTCTACTTTTTTTAACATACCGTAAAATATCACAAAAAACAAGATTAACGGTAAAAGCCAATTGCCTAATTTTATAATCATTTTACCACCTTGATTTTTTAAAAAAGTAATCGGCAATTAACGCCAAAGTAAATCCTATTAAGGTTGCTAAAAAAGTGGGAATTACGATGTCAGCAGGACTTGCCGCCCCAAATTTCTGCCGAAGTCCAATGATCGTGGTGGGCAATAATGTTATGGCGGAAGTATTTAAAGCTAAAAAAGTGCACATTGCTCGACTTGCGGTATCTTTTTGCGGATTTAAGCGGGAAAGCTCTTCCATCGCTTTTAAACCAAAAGGGGTGGCAGCATTACCTAAACCCAAAATATTGGCACTCAAATTTAAAAGAATTGCACCTTCCGCCGGGTGCCCCGGTGGAATCTCCGGAAAAAGCAGGCGAATTAATGGAGCCAGGATCTTTGAGAGATTTTCTACTATGCCGCTTTCTTCCATGATGCGCATTATCCCCAGCCAAAAGGTAATAATGCTTACAAGTCCAAAAGCTGTATCTACCGCAAGCTTGGCCCCCTCTAAAGCCGCTTTAACTATTAGCTCCGGCTTTCCCTGCCAAAAAGCCGCCAAACACCCAAGAAGCACCATTCCCCCCCACAGATAATTCAGCATCTTTCTCTCCTCCCCAGGCTTGTACTACTATCCTATTCACCCTCCTCCCCCTTTAGAACACCAAAAAAGGGACGGTTCTTTTTTTAGGCGTTTAGACGCAAATATCGGAACCGTCCCTCTTTTTGGCGTATGGACGTAAATATAAGAACCGTTCCTGAATTAGGCGGTTGGAGTTTCGAAGGCTTCGAGGGGGAAATCGGGTTTTTTGCGGTTGTTGCCAACAAAGTTCTGGATTTTTGCTAAAAGCTCTGGGGTCAGGTCGATAAGCTTATCCACCAAAGCATTGGTATCTACCGGTAACAGGCGAATTTGTCCCTTCCCCACTACCAAAAAACCCACCGGTTGCACCGAAACGCCGGCGCCGCTGCCACCCCCAAAGGGTAAAGATTTTTCCTTTCCTTCGCCGGTAGAAAACTCACTTCCTCCAGCAGCAAAGCCCAGGGTTACTCTGGATACGGGAATAATCACGCTGCCATCGGGAGTTTCTACGGCGCTTCCCACCACCGTATCCACATCTACCATTTCTTTTATACTTTCCATAGCCGTTTTCATTAAACTTTCAATGGGATGATGCTGAGTTTCCATTTCCTCCACCTCCAATTTACTTTTCCCCTTTAATTTGTACCAAAGGTTGCCTGAATATACCTTTTATTTTTTGTTTTAGGAGGAGGAAAAATAAGAAGGTGGCGGTTAGCAGTAAATGATACCAGGGTATTTCTATTAAAAGAGATAATTTTAAAGAAAACCTGATTCCCAGGCGGGGGTCTATATTTAAAAAAAATCGCTCTACTTTTTTAAAACGCCGGGCACAAAGGGCATAAAGCGTTCCAAATAACGAATACAAAACCCCCGAAACTATACCAAAGTAAAAGGGATCTTTCAGACCAGGGCTTAATTCTACAGATAGTTTTTTAATTATTACCCCTTTTTGAAAATAAAGGTAAGTTTTGTTAAAAAGTTTAAGGTAATCCCAGTAGGTTTTTAGAAATCTAATTACCTTTCCCCGGAATATTTTCACTTTTGTCGTTTTTTTAACCGCCTTCTGGTTAGAAAAAATAAAATGCCCCACTACCGGAATTTCTCCACCAAAATGCTCGGTAAATTCCGGTAAAGGCAGGGCAACTTCAAAATTCAAAAGCCCAAAAAAAAGACGAAAAACAAGGTTAATTTCTACATCTTCGGTAGATTCAAAATAAAGACCAAGCTCCAATAACTGCCACCTCTTTTACCAAATTACTCCTCAAAATTATTATTTCCATCATTTACCGCTTCATTCTCCAAATTTAACGGTGGCAGTTCATCGAGACTTTTCAAGCCAAAAAACTCCAAAAACTTGGCAGTGGTCCTGTAAATAATAGGACGGCCGGGAGCGTCTTTCCGTCCCGCCTCTTCAATAAGCCCTTTTTCTAAAAGAGTGGCGATAGAGCTATCGGCTTTTACTCCCCGGATAAGTTCAATTTCCGTTTTGGTAACCGGTTGCTTGTAAGCAATAATGGCCAAGGTTTCCAAAGTCGCCTGGGTTAAATGCTGGGCCGGGGGCTTAAAAAGCCTTTCTATATAAACGGAAAAATCCGGGCGGGTGGTAAGCCAAACCTCCTCCCCGGAAAAATGCAGCATTATACCCCGCTGGTCCTGCTCGAGTTTTTCCTGCAACCGCAAAACTATTTCTTTTGCTTCCTCTACGGATAATTCCAACGTCTGGGCAATTTTTTTCAGGGATAAGGGTTCCGGACTCACAAAAAGAAGCGCTTCTAAAGCC is a window encoding:
- a CDS encoding nucleoside recognition domain-containing protein; the encoded protein is MLNYLWGGMVLLGCLAAFWQGKPELIVKAALEGAKLAVDTAFGLVSIITFWLGIMRIMEESGIVENLSKILAPLIRLLFPEIPPGHPAEGAILLNLSANILGLGNAATPFGLKAMEELSRLNPQKDTASRAMCTFLALNTSAITLLPTTIIGLRQKFGAASPADIVIPTFLATLIGFTLALIADYFFKKSRW
- the scpB gene encoding SMC-Scp complex subunit ScpB encodes the protein MEKSGYGMSVLFPINLEGALEALLFVSPEPLSLKKIAQTLELSVEEAKEIVLRLQEKLEQDQRGIMLHFSGEEVWLTTRPDFSVYIERLFKPPAQHLTQATLETLAIIAYKQPVTKTEIELIRGVKADSSIATLLEKGLIEEAGRKDAPGRPIIYRTTAKFLEFFGLKSLDELPPLNLENEAVNDGNNNFEE
- a CDS encoding spore maturation protein; this encodes MIIKLGNWLLPLILFFVIFYGMLKKVEVYETFLEGAKDGFNTAIRTIPYLVGMVVAINIFFESGALKVLALGLNPLLNKLGIPAEVLPHALLRPLSGGAALGVAAKLMEAYGPDSLIGRMVSTMQGSSDTTFYVLALYFGSVGIKKFRYAPYVGLIADFTTFLASVFVVKIFFGT
- the ytfJ gene encoding GerW family sporulation protein; this translates as METQHHPIESLMKTAMESIKEMVDVDTVVGSAVETPDGSVIIPVSRVTLGFAAGGSEFSTGEGKEKSLPFGGGSGAGVSVQPVGFLVVGKGQIRLLPVDTNALVDKLIDLTPELLAKIQNFVGNNRKKPDFPLEAFETPTA